In Streptococcus sp. SN-1, a single genomic region encodes these proteins:
- the fni gene encoding type 2 isopentenyl-diphosphate Delta-isomerase, which yields MTTNRKDEHIRYALEQKSSYNSFDEVELIHSSLPLYDLDEINLSTEFAGRKWDFPFYINAMTGGSEKGKEINQKLAQVAETCGILFVTGSYSAALKDPADDSFSVKYNHPNLLLGTNIGLDKPVELGLQTVTEMNPLLLQVHVNVMQELLMPEGERTFRSWQSHLADYSKQIPVPIVLKEVGFGMDVKTIERGYELGVRTVDLSGRGGTSFAYIENRRSGQRDYLNQWGQSTMQALLNVQEWKDKVELLVSGGVRNPLDMIKCLVFGAKAVGLSRTVLELVETYTVEEVIDIVQGWKADLRLIMCALNCATIVDLQKVDYLLYGKLKEANDQMKKA from the coding sequence ATGACGACAAATCGTAAGGACGAGCATATCCGCTATGCCCTTGAGCAGAAAAGTTCCTATAATAGCTTTGATGAGGTGGAGTTGATTCATTCTTCCTTGCCTCTTTACGATCTGGATGAAATCAATCTTTCGACAGAGTTTGCTGGTCGAAAGTGGGATTTTCCTTTTTATATCAATGCCATGACAGGTGGGAGTGAAAAAGGTAAAGAAATCAATCAAAAGTTGGCTCAAGTGGCAGAAACCTGTGGAATTTTATTTGTGACGGGTTCTTATAGCGCAGCCCTCAAAGATCCAGCAGATGACTCTTTTTCTGTCAAGTATAATCATCCAAATCTCCTTCTTGGAACCAATATTGGATTGGATAAGCCTGTTGAGTTGGGACTTCAGACTGTGACAGAGATGAATCCTCTCCTCCTGCAAGTGCATGTCAATGTTATGCAGGAATTACTCATGCCTGAGGGAGAAAGAACGTTCAGAAGCTGGCAATCGCATCTGGCAGACTATAGCAAGCAAATCCCTGTACCTATTGTTCTCAAGGAAGTGGGCTTTGGAATGGATGTGAAAACCATCGAAAGAGGCTATGAATTGGGTGTTCGTACAGTGGATCTATCAGGTCGTGGTGGCACCAGCTTTGCTTATATCGAAAACCGTCGAAGTGGCCAGCGTGATTACCTCAATCAATGGGGGCAGTCCACCATGCAGGCCCTTCTCAATGTCCAAGAATGGAAAGACAAGGTCGAACTCTTGGTCAGTGGAGGTGTTCGCAATCCGCTGGATATGATTAAGTGTTTGGTCTTTGGTGCCAAGGCTGTGGGACTGTCACGAACAGTTTTGGAATTGGTTGAAACCTACACAGTTGAAGAAGTGATTGACATTGTCCAAGGCTGGAAAGCAGATCTACGCTTAATTATGTGTGCTCTTAACTGTGCCACTATAGTAGATTTACAAAAAGTAGACTATCTTCTTTATGGAAAATTAAAAGAAGCAAATGATCAGATGAAAAAGGCGTAA
- the liaF gene encoding cell wall-active antibiotics response protein LiaF, which produces MRKFKIFLFIEACLFTGALILMVSEHFSRFLLILFLFLLLIRYYTGKEGNNLLLVVATILFFFIVMLNPFVILAIFVAVIYSLFLLYPMMNQEKEQTNLVFEEVVTVKKEKNRWFGNLHHFSSYQTCQFDDINLFRLMGKDTIHLERVILTNHDNVIILRKMVGTTKIIVPVDVEVSLSVNCLYGDLTFFNQPKRALRNEHYHQETRDYLKSNKSVKIFLITMIGDVEVVRG; this is translated from the coding sequence ATGAGAAAATTTAAAATCTTTTTATTTATCGAAGCCTGTCTTTTTACAGGAGCTCTGATTTTGATGGTATCAGAGCATTTTTCGCGTTTTCTGCTGATTTTATTCCTCTTTTTGCTTTTGATTCGCTATTACACTGGTAAAGAGGGAAATAACCTTCTTTTGGTGGTGGCAACCATTCTCTTCTTTTTCATCGTCATGCTCAATCCTTTTGTCATTCTAGCTATTTTTGTTGCGGTTATATACAGCCTCTTTCTTCTTTATCCGATGATGAACCAGGAAAAAGAGCAGACCAATTTGGTTTTTGAAGAGGTAGTGACGGTTAAGAAGGAGAAAAATCGTTGGTTTGGAAATCTCCATCATTTTTCAAGTTACCAGACTTGCCAGTTTGATGATATCAATCTCTTTCGCCTCATGGGCAAGGACACTATTCATCTGGAGAGGGTTATCCTAACCAATCATGACAATGTCATTATCCTCAGAAAGATGGTAGGAACGACCAAAATCATTGTGCCTGTAGATGTGGAAGTCAGTCTCAGTGTTAACTGTCTCTATGGGGATTTGACTTTCTTCAACCAGCCCAAGCGAGCCCTCCGCAATGAACACTATCATCAGGAAACAAGAGACTATCTCAAGAGTAATAAGAGTGTTAAGATTTTCTTGATCACTATGATTGGGGATGTTGAGGTGGTCAGAGGATGA